DNA from Ictidomys tridecemlineatus isolate mIctTri1 chromosome 12, mIctTri1.hap1, whole genome shotgun sequence:
gcagctttcctcctccatgcacTCTGCCTTTATGCTCTGCGTCACCACAGGCTTAGAAATAACAGTTAAATGACCATGGAAACCTAAAAGCATGAGCCAAAATATGCACCAGCACCCTCCCCCGgcaccccctgcaaaaaaaaaaaaaaaaaaaaaaacaacccaaaaacCCTTTACATTGTTTCTCCCATGTATTTTGTCAGAGTCATGGAAAGCTAATATAATCACAGAGGGGAGTGAGTAAAGTCAGAAATGACTAAGGGTGCCTTGGGGACACAACActtcaaaggagagaaaaagatgtCAGCCCAGGAGACAGAAAGGGAGGTAGAAGAGTCAAAGATATCAACAAACAGAAAAAGTTGCAAGGAGAAAGTGGGCCAGAGTATTTAAACTGCTTACTATTTAAAGAGAAGGCTGAAGGAGGTTGAAGAgtctttacattttaaagtgcATTTTAAGTCCCCACCCCTGTGATTCTAGCATTTGCATTTAACAAACAGTCTCTTTCACCAGAAACTATCATCTTCTGCCTCACTTAGAACTTTCACAACCTTGATCCACCTTATAAACCACAGGTTCCAGAACAGCAGGTTTTGCCACATtataagccagaaaaaaaaaatgcagccatTTTAATGTGTTAATCCAAGTTACTTGACTCTGGGGGATAGTCCAAATCAAGAGTGAGAACAGCCTCTCAGGCTGACCTGACAGTGTAGAGACCATTAGGCAAAATGCTAGCAGATTCTGTCTATTCCAGTGCTATTTACAATCCTCAGGAACCCCTTTTAATCTTTGAGGTGCTTGAAGGTTTTAGCCTGTCTCCATGCAGTTCTCCCCATATTTTGGGGTTCCACTCAGATCTTCCCCTCTTCCCCATGCTTATAATTCAAAATTACTGCTTATCTCCAAATGATCTACTACCAATTTGGAAACAACAAATTATTTCACCCAAGTGAGACTGTTGATGCTGACTATCCTAGAGGACACTGACATTCTAAAAGGTAATGCTTACAGAAGGAAATACTGAAtttggctgagcatggtggcacctgTCTGCAATCCTAGCACTAGGAAActcaggcccaggcaggaggtttgcaagttccaaaccagcctcagcaacttagtgaggccctaagcaacttatcaaaacccgtctcaaaataaaaaacaaaaggtctGGGGACtgagctcaatggttaagtggccttgggttaaatccccagtagaaaaatagataaatgctTGATTCAAGACTCAAAATTTGAAAGAGGAGAGTATTCCCAAACTATAGTCATCTGTCTTTTGCTTTGACAACTGAACCTGTTGCTACACTCTTACATGAAGGCTGTGGCCATGACTTTTTTCTCTATGTCAACATTTTACCCCATTTATTCTTCACAACAGTTGTCACTTTCTTAGGGGCCCTATTTCAGGTAATGTTGGCTCCTTGATTTACAGACCCTCATAGTACATCTGTACTTCTTTTGAAATGTGATGATCACttctgcaatttatttatatcacttgTTCAATATATGACAAGTTCTCATAGGACAAAGTCTGCCTTTTGTCATGTTCACCATTATCTCCTTGGTATCTAGAATACGCagatactaaaaaatatttgctgatgagTGAAGAGTGAGGGCCtactgctattattattttttttaaatatttatttatttattttttagttctcggtggacacaacatctttgtttatatgtggtgctgaggattgaacccgggccgcacacatgccaggcgagcgcgctaccgcttgagccacatccccaacctcctaCTGCTATTATTCTAGGTCTACTGGTGATTTCTACATTACTGGTTCCTGGAAATACAGATGGGAATTAAATAACTGGGCTCTTCAAAGCTAAATGGCTAAAATCACTGTTTCCAAAACACATCAAATATCCTATCTTCATCTCTGGTCTTCTCCAGAATCTGAAGCAGCAACCAAGCATGAGAATAAGTGGGATATACTTTCAACACAGATGTCAGGACACTTCAATAGGGGAGAGAACGGTCTTTTCATCACATGGTGTTCACTAAGACAAGTGGATACTCACATGCAAAGGAATGaaggattcttttctttcttcttttttcacatttttttggttgtcaatggctcttttattttatttatttatatgcagtgctgaggatggaacccagggtctcacacatgccaggcaagtactctaccaccgagccataaCTCGATAACTcctggattattttcttttttcaatgttttttaagTTATCAAtggaaattttactttatttatttatatgcggtgctgagaatcgaacccagggcctcacacatgttaggaagcattctaccactgagccacaaccccagccctggattattttctttatacataaaTCTAAAGATAAGAGTTAAAATAATAagactcttagaagaaaatataggagcttggtatggtggcacacatctgcaatcccaggtAGGCAGGACCTCAAAGCAGGAAAACAGTAAGTTCAAGGCAGACcagacaatttagtgagaacctgtctcaaaataaaaaataaataaataaaagaaagaatatttgtgATTGTgggttaattttgtttttttgctacaAAAGGcataaatgactaaaataaataaaatggacttcattaaaatgaaaataatatttgtttgtgcttcaaaggatgctatcaggaaaacaaaaagacaactGGTAGAATGggggaaatatttataaatcattatATCTATCTGATCAGCATCAAGAACTCTCAGGATTTGAATTCAGTTACCCAAGTAAGACATACAAATGATCAGAAAGTACCTACTAGATGTCAACATCATCAACCATCAGAGGAATGTatatcaaaactacaatgagatatcattccACACCCCTAGGACAGCTATCAAAATGATAGAtaccaatgaatggataaatgaaatatggtatatccataaaatgaaacattagacATGCTACAATCTGGAAGaaacttgaagacattatgctaagtaaaaaaaaagactatgtaTTTCCATTTATGAAATGTCCAGATTAGGCAAATCTAGACAGACAGAAAGTAAATTGGTGGTTATATAGGATTAAATGGCAGGGGAGAATCTTGGGGGGAAAAACAAGATATGGGCTTTATCTGGAGTAATGCATATGTTCTGGAAATTGCTGTTGGTTGTACAATCCTAAGATTATACTAAAAACCATTGAGTTGTACCCTCTAAATGAATTAATGAttatgaataatatattaataatgctGTTAGAAGTAGTATAAAGAAATTGTTGAAATTTTCCCCAAACATGACACATTTGTTAGAAGCCAGTCTCTCATTCATTTTCCCAAAGTATGAAGAACAGAAACACATATTTCTGTCTTCCAGGATACTCCAAGTCTCAAGTCCATTTTCCTATGTGTCTGCAGAACTTTTCAAAGTTCAGTGTAGGAAATTCAATACTGGTGAATCACGGGCCTATAAGCTTCTTACAATAGAATATTTCAATTCTATACAGCAATGTGTTTTTCCTCCTTAACAATAAATTGTCCTTGAAGCTTGAAGAGCAGCACAAAAACTTCTTTCTGTACAGAGAGTGATACTCCATTCAGGGTATCTGAAATTCACCTGGCACAGTATTCTGTGTAAGCCAGAGTGCCATTCTGGATGGCCTACCCCTAAATGTTAGATGCCGAACTTTGGGCTCTTGAtgttctctccttctttcttttgacCAGgtctggagatataactcagtgatacaggctctgggttaaatcctcaacATAGAAAGGTTGGGAGGGTGGggggtgagaaagaaagaaaaagaaaactgatatgGGGGAGTTCAGAGCAGGCACCAATAGAGACAtcctgaaataaaatgaataaattgattagaaaaataaagaaatgtcaatcaactttattttcaaagtccttgatacatatacatacatataaagaaaGATAATGGCAAAATCTAAAGATAGCACAAACCACACCCTTGTTGTCAAGAGTGCTTGAGGGGCAAAAGGGAAAGGGGATGAAAAGGTGGGTGGGAGGTTTAATATTTTCTAGCTTCAGAAAGTCAGAGAGCCCAGATCACAGCCAAAACATCTTAGTATGGGTTACAGATTCTTTACAAAGGTGTTTACCTGTGGGAAAGAGAAAATCCGAgttaaatttcacattttcagCAGACTATTCAATGGTTATCCACAATGTGTATGTATGCAGTCCCATGAGTTTttgtgagaaagagaaaataggcCTGAAGAAGAAATGTGAGCTACCCAGGGTTGTATAGCggcaagtggcagagctgggaataAAATCCAGAAGTCTCATTTCCCCAGTTTTAGAATACCTTAGAGGAGGAAGTCAGCTGGCAAGCATATATTACAAGTCaattattcaataattattaCCCTACATACTTCAGAGAATAGGAATTCTATTTATAGCGTGTACAAGATCCCATTGGCTTTCAGAGTGTGAACTGCAATTTGAGACGCAAACCCCAAAGTCCAATGTATTAAACTTTGAAGCAAAGACCAGAAGACAAAAATACAACAAGAAGAAAACTACTAGAAATTAGAAGTTAAGATCCTTCTcatagggctggaattgtggctcagtggtataatgctTGCCTAGCGTGGGTGAGGCCCcggatttgattctcagtaccacataaaaataaataaataaaataaggggattgtgtccatatacaacttaaaagttaacaaaaaaagTCCTTCCCACCTTCTTCATGAGTTCTTCTTGTCTGGTTACTTCTTCAGAGAAATCATCATTGACATCCAATACCAGAACCGGAATGTTTGACAGAGCTTCAAAATGGAGCCTATAGGAAGCATgaacacaaaaaagaaatctgaaccAAGCTTCATATACTCATTAAATTTTAATAGTTCAGAGAACAGATCTCAATTCACATAGCTTCTCAATGAAATAGCACATAAACAGCattaaaataacaacagaaaCCTCAATAAAGCTGACTCGAAAGAAAATGGctaagatttctttttattcctgaGACTGATTCTGAAGGTCAGAGCTCTTAAACATTTTAAGTGGACAACATATTAAACTTAAAGGGGGGACAGTCCAGAAACTAAGTAAAACTGacagttttccaaatttttaaattctccatCCTGAGCCAAGTGTCACCACTATCAATTACAATGTTTAACCTAAAGAAATGtacaagagagaaaagaaacaaaaagctgaAGCAATAGTATCTAATAAAAAGTGGATCAacaacttttttttggggggggggggcggcggtgtactgggaatggaacccagggacattttactattgagctacattcccagacctttttagttttaattttgagacaaggtcttgcaaagttgctgaggctggcttcaaacttgagattctcctgcctcagccttcagagtcattgggattataggtgtgagccatcaCATGTCTGGTTGAACTCTTGTTTTGAACAATCAACTGTAGAAAAATAGATCTCTGTCTGATATTGCTCTTTTCTCCAACTCACTTGGTTGTCTTGTGAATAAGCCAGGCTTCGTGCTGACCATGAAGCTGCTCGAGATAAGCCAGCTcaattcctttctcttcctccctggacCTCCGATGCAGTCTCTTCAAACAAACCTAAAAGACAATCCCCAGGTCTATTGAGTTCATCTGCTGTTGTGTCTGTTGCAATGCCATCTTGGGAGCACTGAGACCAATATAATATCTATGTGTCCATCTTGGGCAATACAAGTCATAGTCTTGCTTCTGTTGCCTTGTTCCGGAATTTTATTCCATCAGATGATCTATACCATTCCTTTCTACCTCCACCTGAACCTTAGACCTGCTCCTCCTCTGGAGTATACTTAGCTAGTTAATGGCAAACATCATTCACCCAGTCAGCTAAGCCAGAAATCTGGTAGTACCTTTCTTTCTCCACCTGCCAATCAATGAGGAAGTCAGAAAATTCTCTGTAATATCTCTAATTGGTTATCTCTTGCTGCCTTAATCAGGTGCTCACTGACTCTTACCTGGACTATAGCAAGTCTTTTGCCTCTCTGCCTTCTAAAGAAGTATTTGAAAAGAGCAAAGGCCATGAAGTCTGGAGTTAATCTGTTTCCATCATGCACAATGGTATCATCTTGGTGCATTTCCCCATCTTCCACCCACCCCACATATCCCCCAGAATTCACCGATGTTAAGGCATATCAAGCCCCTGGCAAAAGCTGTTCTCCCCTGAAAGTCTGTCCCCTTAGTCCAGTCTTCCATAGCACTGCAATGGATAATGACATTACTTTCTTTGCTTAAAATAGTTTACACGCTTCTTACTGCCTATAGCCATAACGACAAGGTTCAAGGAAGTATGAGtgactttttatttataaaatgtaagtaATTTGAAACATCTCTTTCATGTTATACCAAACACTCTCTCTAGAGTAGGATGCAAAATCTGCATAGGTCAAAGATaaaacaaggaaatgaaaagaaaaaacaaaacaaaacaaaacaaaacgagaGGCTCGACACCAACCCACCTCCCCGCATTAACTATGTGTTgaacaatatttattctgcatCTGGTAGAAAGTCTGAAGCTCACTGGCTCAGAGAAAGCAGATGTCTCCTTTGTTACTTGTCACACAAATACTTCTTATACCTCTTATTTCTCCTCAACTTCCTTAGCTCCTCCCCTGGCCTTGTTGCTTCAGCCAGATTTGACCTTCTTCCTCTGAGACAGGTCAAGCTCCTTCATTTCTCAAAACTTTTGCTCCAAATGTTTGTTTTGCCTGAACTGCCCCTGTTTTTCTGTCTACcaggaaaatgttttattattgaaTGTCATCTGTCCTGGAAGTAAACTAGAAGTatagatggattaatccactaatttgGGACCTCCTctttcaaatacttaaaaatgtgAGCATTATCCCCAAATGTAGTAGACAATATTCTCAAAAACTTGGGGTCTTTGCTGTTTCCCTCTTATCTTTCTACTAAGCAAATTTCACTTAGGACTTTATGTCCAGCTTTCCAAACTAATGAGAAGACACAGGTCTCAAAGCTTCCACACTTTTAGTTGTTATATCTTCTATGCTTTTCCCCTAATCGATTAATAATAATTGCCCCTAACTTAAATATAGCACTGTCCTTGGAATTTGATTTGCTGTTAGCAATTTGGACATAAGGGAGGAGGCAGCATGAACTCATGGAAAGGCAGGGTGCCTCAAATTGCTACTTTCTATGGAGGTCCCCCTTTATCTGTGACCCACCCTCAGAGCTCCACTCTGAGAACTGAATGCTGGCAAGGCTCTGGGCAAACACAGACTACTGTTTTTCAGATGAATCAGAGTTTAGAGTGAGGTCTGCACAGGACACTTAGAAGGGCACACAGTGACTGGGGGACATCCAGGAGGCAGGGTTAGATTCTGTCCTGCTTAGGGCTAAGCACGGGATATGGCTGAGTAGGTGgccaaaaaatattcatttatgtattcatttactgttttcagctgggcacagtggcacacacttataatccctaTTGatttgggaagcagagagaggagcatgccaagttcgaggccagcatgggaaacttagtgagatcctgtctcaaaataaaaaatacaaagggcaagggatgtagctaagtggtaatgtgccctaggttcaatatccagtactgggggaaaaaaattactttctacTCTAGTTTTTCCATCTatctttttctcctattttgatttgctttgagtgtagggtggtggtggggatactggggattgaactcaggggcactctacctctgagctataaccccagctatttttattttattttgaggcagtggtctcattaaattgctgaggctggctttgaatttgtgatcctcctgcctcagcctcctgagttgctggaattaccagtgtgtgccaccatgcctggcttactttcttttctactttccaTCACTTGGAACctgcctctttttctttccttctaccttTCTACCTCTGTGTCCCCACTCTCAATGGTGACAGCTCTAAgacttccccttcctctccttccccaatCCCAGCTTTTTAGTTTATCCCTGACATCCAGCTACCTAGTTTTCTTTACCCACAACCTATGTTATTAACTTTCTGTGtactttcagaaataatttatacacatactttcactttttttaaaaaagcatattaaaGGTGTTCCACCATATACTTGGTACCTGTTTTACTTCACTAAGCATAAATCTTAAAGAACACattagtatataaagaactttctcattcttctttatggccttAAAGTTTTCTAATGTATAGCCAGACCACAATAAATTCTAACAGTCTCATTGATGAACACTGGGTCATTTCCAATAATTTGCTACGGCAAACAATGCTGCCTGATACACAGGCCACtctgcccatgtgtgagcatatCTACGGAGTAAATTCCAAGCAACTGATTAATAGGCCAAAAAGTATGAGCTTACTGCCAAACTACCTCCTTGGAAGTCaaccaatttatattcccatcaggAAGTAGTTTGGGATTTCCTAAACTACTACTGATTCTCTACTTCTCTGTGAGAAAAAATATTATCTGAAttagtgaatattttttaaatattagaacaCTGCAATTCTTACAAAAGCTACTAAGAATTCATTGCTTGCAGACGCTGATGTGAACACTGATTTATTAAAATAGGCTAATATTGTCCTTTTTACTATTAATTTACTAAACAAAGCAAACATCCCCCACCCCAGAAGCCTAGGTATACTCCTATTTTGAACATGTGGCATAATTCTTGCTTTACTGACATGGTTATaacaagttctttttttaaaaagaagttcaaATAGTGCTTTTGCCTGGCTCCACTCATCACAGTCCTCCTAGGGAATATACACTTGAATGAGAACAGGAAAGACAATGTAGGTATATACTGCAGGGAGGGATCCTTTAGCTAACCTCCTAGACAACAGGGAGAAGAGCTAGTATGACCGCTCAGGGTCAGAGACAGGAACTGGATGGTGACCACTGCTGGGTCTGTTCACTGTGCCTCCCAATCCCCAAACCCAGGTACCATTTGTTCTCACACATCtactgcatgccagtctccatgCTTCACTGTCCCAGGCAAGGCTTTGAGGCACCCTGGCTGGCTGCACACTCTACCTAATTCCAAGGTACCGAGGAAACAGCAAGATCCAGccatttctcttcttattttttaaaattacaagtttgtttgttttttttagaatttaaggGAAAACAGGTGAAAAGGAGCTGAAGGCCCTACTGAGGTCGATCCATCTCACATGCTCTAAACAGAATTGATAGCACTCTGTGCTGAGTATTGAGCACTGGTACAGTTTTTACACAAGATATTTTAACTTCTGTTCTGCTGTTCCCTTGGGCAACAAGGAAGGATGTGGGCATTTCTGAATTCCTGGGTCTAATGCcatcaaaaaagaactaaaatcccCATGTACAGGcgaggactgtagctcagtggtagagagagcacttgtctagtacatgtgaggcactgggtttgatcctaagcaccacaataaaaataaataaataaaataaaggtactgtgtccatctacaaaaacaaacaaacaaaacaaaacaaaaaaaaaccctagaattaaacaaacaaacaaaaccaacaccATCTAATTCCCAACaagcttttttccttctctgccatTAAGTTGCAATAATCCTTTGACTCACTTCATCCTATACCAGTTCATCCTATACCAGCTAAAGTACTTTAGTTAATCTCCTCAAAAGAATATATCAAGACCCTCCAGagataatcatcatcatcatcactgcaCCTATCCCTCTCATAGGTCATTTCCTCAGAGTACATACAAAAAAGTGAAAGAGACTTGCTTGCTTTCCTGTGGGTCCTAGTATCCAAGTCCAACCTCCACTCCCCAGAAAAAGGGGCCTGTGAGTTGGCCAGGCAGCACTGTTTTACTCTTAGGAACAGATCAGCCCACCTCCTCCTTTGCTCCTCCCAACACTGTCTTCACAATACTAAGCTGCTGTGCTGAACTTTTGTCTCCCTTGGAACAAGTTGGATCAGAACTCTCCTAATGCCCAACCTCTCAAGCTTCTGCTTCCTTGAATCCAGTCATCCCATGACACCTTTTTAAATGCCAACCACAATCTTCACTCAACCCAACAACATAGTACTATCACTAGTGAGCCCTCCTGGGAGCAAGCCTTCTCTCACCTTAAACCCGACCCTCAGCTACTTCAAGCTATCCTCTTTGGCAAGGGATTTCTCTTTCCCTATTCACTGATACCTACCTCTAaaataatcactttcattaatTTGCCTCTTATATACCTGCTCCCAAGCAATGAAAACCACTGAAAGTCTCAGATATGTCAAATGGCATTAATGCACCTAACTTTAGCCTAGTTctcttttttgtggtgccagggattaaacccaggggtgcttaatcatcGAGCCAtatttctagccctttttatctgagacagggtcttgctaaattgctgaaactggcttagaatttgtgatcctcctgcctcaaccttccaagctgctgggattatagatgtataCCACTGCACAGGCTAGAGTGGTTCTTGTCATAAAAAGAAGCTTCacaggactgggattgtggctcagcagtagagcacttgcctaacatgtgcaaggtcctaggttcaatcctcagcaccacataaaattaaaataaagattattgtgtccaactacaactaaaaaataaatatatttaaaacaaaaaagaagcagcagcttCATAAAAGGTTCTCAGCCCTCTGGCCTCAAGAACCTctagttcattttcattttaaacctTAGACTCTTTATTTCTGTGTACTCTCTTATTCCCTCCTAATTTAGCTTCTGCCTTATAATTTCTAGAAACCCTCAAAACAAAGATCCCCAGTATCTGGATATCGTCATATTCAAAGGTTTCTTGTTTGGATGCTCCTTTCCCAAGGTAAGATCCTTCTTTCCAATCCTCTGCTCCACGGCCTGTGAGTCTCTGAGACAGGGACTCTCCTACTTGTTTTCTGACCCTATTCAATCTGCTCTCAGGCTCACTTTTGCCATGAGGCTTAGCCCTAGCTCTGGAAAACACGGCCTTTAGCATGCAGACAGCTTTCCTTTCTTCTAAGATTACGTGGTATAGTTGTCATTTAAGTTTTTCTCAAAAGCTGAGAgcagggcaggggttgtggctcagtggtagagcactcacctagcaagtgtgaggctctgggttcgatcctcagcaccacataaaaataaataagtaaaataaagatattaaaaaaaaaaaaaaaagctgagagcAATGCATCTCTCAGCAAGTTCCTCTCACCTTGACTTGAAATCCCACTCCAGAAGTCTTTAGAGATATCTTGTCTCAGGCATGGATTTTATAGACAAGGACACCTCCAGTGCAAAATTTTCCCTGGGACTGCCTACTCTTACTGCCAGTCAGCAGAAACCAAAGACCATGCTGTCTCCACAGACTTCAGtctcctgccatgatgtcatCCTGTATGTTGGCTGGCTTCAAAGTGCAAGTCAGAAAGCCACAGAATGAACTTCTATAGTCCATCCTACCATACCCATGGCCTCCTCAACATTCCAAAAGAGGCAATAAATTAGGGCAATATCAGGATGAGGTGAGAAaaatcctctttctctccctctctgctgagagccattgccaagtaggaatgacgcatggcatgacccaggtaatttgcagtgacattgcatgtaaagTGACCtggctcaaggaccagggcggatcagggtttagggtgctccttgggtttagggcggttccaggtttaaggtgtatcctgctgcctctagttcccgttgagttctcacgggattgagaaagtatttgggattcggAGCCTGGTGGAGAGTGTGGATTTTGTGTATAGAGTGCAGGtgacagttcgagaataaagagttgctgtttgaatctacaaggtgtggtggctcgtgatttggtgcccagccagactgtggcacctcTCCACATCCTATTCAGAAAACCAATGAGATCATTACAACCTCATATGACCCTGCCACTGGAAGGAAGCACTGAGGCCACTGGCTACAGTTCAGAGTGTCCATGCCATAAACCTAGAGTGACAGGGATAGTGCCCAATTTATTCTTGCTTTGTGGCTTCATTAAGCAGGACCTTTTAATGCATACTTAATTGCTTGAGCACACTGCTGCACAAAATCTGTGGGAAATGGGTTGCTCAACACTAGATTAGGAGGTGTCCACCTATTGCTCTCTCTGCCCTGGATAATACCTGTGTTCTAACTTCTCCAACAAGAAAATCTGAAAGTCACCCTCTTCGTTTCATAAAGCCCTGAAAATGAAGGTTTTAGGTTCAGAGTTACCTGGGGAGTAGCCTGGAGGTAGATGAAGCCATGTAATGACAGTCGACTGGCAAACTCCTGCAGGAGAAAAGTATGCCAGTCCTGATAGATGTGCCATTCGATGTCACTGAGGGAACCATTTTCAAAAAGATTCTTCGCAAAGATATACCTGGTTAGAAATGTaagtgggatggggtggggatggaggaAGAATGGGAAATGGAATGAAAAGCACAAGAGAGAGACAAGCACAAAAATCAATAACCAACTTGTTCCATGTCTGTTCAAAGCACTTAACCTTTCTAGCTCCTCATCAATTCTTAAGAAATCTGAATTCTTAACCCACAGCTCCCTCCCTGCTCAACACTATGGTGGAAAACAGTATCTCAACTTAAAGGCTGAGACCACAGCTTTCCAGATGCAATAAGTCACTGCAAGAAAAGGGATACCAGAAGAGTAACTCATTGGTCCAGGACAATTTTTCAACCAGCTGAGCCACATAGCAAAGGGTGCAACTTTTGAGATTTCCTGGGATGGCAAGGCCCCAAAcaaaacctataatcccagtggctcaggaggctgagaaaggaggatcatgaatttaaagctggcctcagcaacagagagtcAGTGAGACCCAATGaggtcagtgagaccctgtctctaagtaaaatacaaaataaggctgggaatgtggctcagtggttgagtatccgagttcaatgcctagtacctacccccccaaaaacaaaaacaagtgaaTCCAGCATAAAGCCACTCAGCATATTATATTTAAGGACTGAAGGCCTCTGAGTCCTCTGCCTGCTAAGCTACCCTTTTGACTAGCT
Protein-coding regions in this window:
- the Dguok gene encoding deoxyguanosine kinase, mitochondrial isoform X1; translation: MAVGRLFLSGLRTLFGTMAQNLLEGAPSSRGLHAGHGPRRLSIEGNIGKGQKVAAKPWPPPSSFRQTQHLCLYVVQKIEPGPHACQDSTTQSLGNLLDMMYQEPARWSYTFQTFSFLSRLKVQLESFPEKHMQAKKPMQIFERSVYSDRYIFAKNLFENGSLSDIEWHIYQDWHTFLLQEFASRLSLHGFIYLQATPQVCLKRLHRRSREEEKGIELAYLEQLHGQHEAWLIHKTTKLHFEALSNIPVLVLDVNDDFSEEVTRQEELMKKDVSIGACSELPHISFLFLSFSPPTLPTFLC
- the Dguok gene encoding deoxyguanosine kinase, mitochondrial isoform X2; translation: MAVGRLFLSGLRTLFGTMAQNLLEGAPSSRGLHAGHGPRRLSIEGNIAVGKSTFVKLLTKTYPEWHVATEPVATWQDIQAAGTQKDSTTQSLGNLLDMMYQEPARWSYTFQTFSFLSRLKVQLESFPEKHMQAKKPMQIFERSVYSDRYIFAKNLFENGSLSDIEWHIYQDWHTFLLQEFASRLSLHGFIYLQATPQVCLKRLHRRSREEEKGIELAYLEQLHGQHEAWLIHKTTKLHFEALSNIPVLVLDVNDDFSEEVTRQEELMKKDVSIGACSELPHISFLFLSFSPPTLPTFLC